Proteins encoded in a region of the Panicum hallii strain FIL2 chromosome 3, PHallii_v3.1, whole genome shotgun sequence genome:
- the LOC112887689 gene encoding transcription repressor OFP1-like, with protein sequence MSNHHRFKLSHLMPNSWFYKLRDMKRPRPRPTSQRNIETTRTSNRSSHCYHGTTTPKPLPLSPQRSYTKQMSFEKLRLSTLHLNPKASDIIQFPIDHHRHHQHHYSPASTASAIVIDRANHEFQDLQLRPIRTRPAPTRLTSGMCPSSPRLRSRRVHALTDGRVSTTRASGHRRSAARRSFAVVKASTDPPSDFRESMVEVIIENNVHTPEDIQELLECYLSLNSREYHGVIMEVFRGIWLEIAKDTVED encoded by the coding sequence atgagcAACCATCATAGGTTCAAACTATCCCATCTCATGCCAAACTCATGGTTCTACAAATTGAGGGACATGAAGAGACCAAGGCCACGGCCAACAAGCCAAAGAAACATCGAAACAACAAGGACCTCAAATAGATCAAGCCACTGCTACCATGGAACCACCACTCCAAAGCCTCTTCCATTATCGCCACaaagatcctacacaaagcaaaTGTCATTTGAGAAGCTACGCCTCTCCACTCTCCATCTTAATCCAAAGGCATCAGACATCATACAATTCCCCATAGACCATCACCGCCACCACCAACATCATTACTCGCCAGCATCAACGGCAAGTGCCATCGTCATTGATAGAGCCAACCACGAGTTTCAAGACTTGCAGCTACGTCCGATTCGCACCAGGCCAGCGCCTACCAGATTAACAAGTGGTATGTGTCCGAGTTCACCGAGGCTGAGGAGTAGAAGGGTACATGCTCTCACTGATGGTAGGGTCAGCACTACGAGAGCTAGTGGTCATCGGAGAAGTGCCGCGAGGAGGAGCTTTGCTGTCGTGAAGGCATCGACGGACCCGCCCAGCGACTTCAGAGAGAGCATGGTGGAGGTGATCATTGAGAACAACGTGCACACGCCTGAGGATATACAGGAACTTCTTGAGTGCTACTTGTCGCTGAACTCCAGGGAGTACCATGGAGTTATCATGGAGGTGTTCAGGGGAATTTGGCTAGAGATTGCTAAAGACACTGTTGAGGATTGA